The following proteins are encoded in a genomic region of Arachis ipaensis cultivar K30076 chromosome B02, Araip1.1, whole genome shotgun sequence:
- the LOC107626928 gene encoding uncharacterized protein LOC107626928, translating to MPGSVAILRTSPVRVGGQVDETQAYFHRLFWTFPPCIEAFRHCKPLVSIDGTHLYGKYGGTLLIAIAQDGNSNILPVAFALVEGENAESWTFFLSHLRQHVTPQPGLLVISDRHNGIKAALEAPDGGWLPPAAYRAFCIRHVAANFALTFKDPAMCEWANRIDYSLWTQHRDDGRRFGHMTTNISECVNSILKGVRNLPVSSLVKATYGRLAKLFTAKCFAVTLYDRDNSEFTVAETTPTGSFSLGSYRVSLASRTCDCGVYQISSVFSVYRMGFTPPIPEGFWPPYDGPTVIPDPAKRRAREGRPRSTRIRTNMDEADPNQPKRCGLCRQPGHTRRSCPQLGGSSHTGGQ from the exons ATGCCTGGATCTGTTGCAATCCTAAGAACGAGCCCCGTTCGAGTTGGAGGACAGGTGGACGAGACTCAAGCGTATTTTCACAGACTTTTCTGGACGTTTCCTCCGTGcatcgaggcattccgtcattgcaagccgcTAGTCAGCATCGACGGCACACATCTGTATGGgaagtatgggggaacgttgctcatcgcgattgcacaggacgggaactcgaACATTCTACCTGTGGCGTTCGCACTAGTAGAGGGTGAGAATGCGGAGTCCTGGacattctttctctcccaccttcgACAGCACGTGACACCACAGCCgggtctgctggttatatcggacaggcataacggcatcaaggctgcgCTTGAGGCTCCTGATGGGGGTTGGTTACCTCCAGCTGCGtaccgtgcattctgcattcgacacgtaGCGGCTAATTTTGCCCTGACCTTCAAAG acccggcgatgtgtgaGTGGGCGAACCGGATTGACTACTCCTTGTGGACTCAACATCGTGATGATGGGCGAagattcggtcacatgacgactaatatctccgagtgtgtgaactcaatACTCAAGGGTGTCAGAAATCTCCCTGTATCCTCCctggtgaaggcaacatatggTAGGCTTGCGAAACTCTTT acggccAAGTGCTTCGCGGTGACTTTGTATGACCGTgataactccgagttcaccgtaGCAGAGACTACTCCTACTGGTTCTTTCTCGTTGGGTAGCTACAGAGTATCACTTGCCTCTCGGACCTGTGACTGCGG CGTGTATCAGATTAGTTCAGTGTTCAGTGTGTACCGAATGGGATTCACACCACCGATACCGGAGGGCTTCTGGCCACCTTACGACGGGCCCACGGTGATTCCGGACCCTGCCAAGAGGCGTGCGAGAGAGGGTCGTCCGAGATCCACTAGGATACGGACGAATATGGACGAGGCAGATCCGAACCAGCCAAAGAGGTGTGGCCTCTGTCGCCAACCCGGACACACCCGTCGGAGTTGCCCACAGCTTGGAGGATCGTCTCACACGGGGGGCCAATAG